The DNA window GCTTATTCATTTTTCACCAGAAACGAACCGTTTTTGATAATTTGCTTGTTGTAACGCAATCTTTCGCCATTAGCAGTCACCGTTCCGCCGGCAGCTTCGACAATCGCCTGTCCGGCGCCGGTATCCCATTCCCATGTCGGGCCATGACGGTAGTAAATATGCGCTTTCCCTTCGGCGACCATACAGAATTTCAGAGAACTGCCCTTGTTAATTGTGTCCACGATATTCCACTGGCGCAAAACTTTTTCTTCATCTTCGGAAGAATGGGAACGGCTTTTCACCGCAATAACGCCATCGGCAGAACCATCAGCAACATGAATGGGACTGGCTTTTTCGCCGAGTAGCTGTTTATAGCAGCCCTTGCCGGCTTCTCCGAAATACAATGTATTCAACACCGGCGCGAAAATTACTCCCAGCACCGGATAATTGTTACGAATGAGCGCGATATTTACGGTAAACTCGCCGTTTCGTTTGATGAATTCTTTGGTGCCGTCAAGAGGATCAACCAGCCAGAAAATCTCCCAATTTTTGCGTTGCTCATCAGGAATTTCTTTTCCCTCTTCGGACATCAGCGGAATTTCCGGATATTTTTCCTGAAGACGGGCTTTGATGATTTCGTGAGAAGCGCTGTCAGCGCGCGTCAAAGGTGAATTATCATCTTTGATCTCAACGTTAAAATCGCCGGATTGGTAAACTTCCATGATTGCGTTGCCCGCTTCCAGCGACATGTCGATGATGTCTTTGATGTCAATATTCACAGTTGTCCTCCCCTGTTGTATTGCCACAATTTTTCATTACAATTAAATTTATCAGCGTCAATCATTTTTAATACCAATGACCAGTTAAATTTTACGATCAACTATTTTTATTGAAATTAGGTTGTAGGGGACGCATATATGCTTCCCCTACATTGTTTTTAAACGTAATATTTACAAGAATATTTTCTAGCTGATCATTCATATTTTTAATTGATAACACCATGCATCAGTTTGGTGACAAAATAGCTTAACAGAAAAAATTGAGGATTTTAACCTTTAACTCTTTTTTAGAGTAAGCACATTAATAAAATTATTTTGTCTTTTATTTTTGAAATAAGTATATCTGGTTTAATTAGCGTGTTCCATCATCTCATCGTTCAGAATTTTCACATCACGAAAGTCGATGTCGACGGAAATGGCTTGCATGATAGAATCGATGCGCAAAACAAGCCGATGCTTGTTTTTGACCTGAACCAGCGTGCCCTGAATTCCCTTAAGCGATCCCTGAATGACTTCCACGCGCTGGCCTGGCGTCAAATAATCTATTTTCTCCACATCGCCGGGATGTTCTTCCAGCGCGCGTTTGATTGCCTCAAACTGAGAATCCGGAATCGTCGCCGGGATTCCATTGAAAGAAACAATGCGCACCACGCCGTCGGTCTGTAAAACATCCAGCCTGTTTTTGAGGGCGATACGCACAAAAATGTAGCAGCTAAACAATGGTTCATCGACAAGCTTGTAGCGGTCGCTCCATTTTCGGTATTTTTTCTGCAGCGGCAAGTAAACATTGATTTTTTTATTTGTCAGCCGCTCAAAAACTTTTTTTTCATGTCGCGCTTTTGTGGAGATTGCGTACCAATGAGGGATTTGGTTCAACTCGCCAAAGATGGAATGCGATAAAAATTGAGGCATAATGATTATTATCCTTATTGCTAAAAAAGATTCCGACGTATGCTTTATGACCAAAATTCACGCGCTGGATTTAAATTAGAATGTTCTAAGCAATAATAGTGCCAGCCAACCGATGAAATCGGTGCGACGTCCCTTCATCTTTTAAAAACCAACCTGCCATTTTTTAAGTAATGAAGCATTTCTCCGGTTTTAGAATATGAGTCCACTCTAACCGGGTATTTGTCAAAACAACGCTGGGACGAGAGCTATTGATGATACAGCTTGCTATTGCCTGGCATTTTTGAAAATAGTCCATTTTTGCAGCAAAATCAAATGTAAAAAGCCCAAACTCTTACCAAGCTTGAGCTTTTTTATGTCAAAAATTTTACTTCAATCATCATTGGGAACAACATCATGAAGGAGCAACTATCTCGAAACTAAAATTCATCCGACTTTCGTGAGCGTCTGCGGGAAGATTTACCGCCGAATTTTTCAATTTCTTTGGAACTGTCGCCAAAGGTTGCTTTTGCCGCGTTGCGAACTCTTTTGGTCAGATCCCAGACAACTTTCAAGCTTTCGTTGCGAACCTTGACTGCCTGACTCCGCTCAATTTTCAATCGCTCTGCCAGTTCAACCTTTTTGGTTGCGTCCGCCAATTGTTTCTCAAATTCATTGATCGACATATTGGGAACGTTAATTTGCTCCTTTAAATCTTTCCACCCTTTCAGCGCTTTCTCCGCTTGATTCAATGTGTTCCGCGGAAAACTTAAACTTGCACTTTTCATCATACCACCTTACGAGTTGTTAATAAACTAGTTGAATTAACTGAAAAAAAACTTGTTTGTTTGTAGTTGTTAAACTTAAGTTGCTAAATCAAATTCTATTCTATCTTTTATTAGTGCTAAATTTAAGAAATTTT is part of the Calditrichota bacterium genome and encodes:
- the cysQ gene encoding 3'(2'),5'-bisphosphate nucleotidase CysQ, which translates into the protein MSLEAGNAIMEVYQSGDFNVEIKDDNSPLTRADSASHEIIKARLQEKYPEIPLMSEEGKEIPDEQRKNWEIFWLVDPLDGTKEFIKRNGEFTVNIALIRNNYPVLGVIFAPVLNTLYFGEAGKGCYKQLLGEKASPIHVADGSADGVIAVKSRSHSSEDEEKVLRQWNIVDTINKGSSLKFCMVAEGKAHIYYRHGPTWEWDTGAGQAIVEAAGGTVTANGERLRYNKQIIKNGSFLVKNE
- a CDS encoding UpxY family transcription antiterminator; amino-acid sequence: MPQFLSHSIFGELNQIPHWYAISTKARHEKKVFERLTNKKINVYLPLQKKYRKWSDRYKLVDEPLFSCYIFVRIALKNRLDVLQTDGVVRIVSFNGIPATIPDSQFEAIKRALEEHPGDVEKIDYLTPGQRVEVIQGSLKGIQGTLVQVKNKHRLVLRIDSIMQAISVDIDFRDVKILNDEMMEHAN